From the genome of Opisthocomus hoazin isolate bOpiHoa1 chromosome 4, bOpiHoa1.hap1, whole genome shotgun sequence:
GGAAATGCCACAGCACCACTCCTGCAAAAAGGGTGACTGAGCCAACATCCAACACATACAGCATGGTTGCATTCAGCACAGCTGGGTCCCCACAGCTTCTCCTGAGATGCAGAAAGTAATGTACATGGCTGGGATGCAGATCTCCTTCACCTGCCTGACTGATGCAAGTAGCTGGTAAGCAACCAACACTCTGCTttatgccaggctcctttccccaCATTTTTCTAGTTAAGAGCATGAGCCATTCTAGGGCAAGGACTGACACCCACTTTGTGTGCAGCAAGACTGAGGCACACCAGGCCTCTGTTGAGGGCTACATAAGGGTCGCGGGGATGTATTGTGCCTGATTGGCACGGGGCTGCAGAGACATCTAGTATCTGTGCTGTACGCAATGAGTGTCCCAAGAAGTACTGTGCCCACGTTCACTGCTACACAGAACCCTGGGAAGACATCATGCAGATTTTGTGCAGCACATCTCTGTGTGTACACGTCCACGTAGGTGCGACACACTGGTGCTGTGCATCTTACACCAGTGTGGCCTCTGGAGCACACCCCACCCATGCATAGTTGCACAGAGGCAGATCCCCCCCTGCTCTCGGCTCCCGCTCCCTGTGGCCCAGGCCAGCAGTAGCTGTCAGAGTCTATTCCGGCTGTACGAGTGATCCTCATTATCTGGCGTTAATAGGAGATTAATTAGTGTTAATTGttgattttcctgtattttcccaAAGGGGAGAGCAATCTGCTGATCTCCGGGCTGGGTAATTATTGTACTGCTCAGGAATTAAGACAGGAAATTAACCCTTTGTTTGCTGGTGTCTGGCATAGACAGCATGAGCTGGAGGGTATGTCCCAAAGAGGAAACACATCCCCCGAGAACAAAAGGGCCAGCACTTCCCACGGCAGGTGATTATGGAAACTGGGTAAGTACTGTCCACACAGCTTAGCAGACAGAAGCAGGAGAGTCCTACAGAAGAACACACCCCAGGAGAAAAAACTTTAGGGAATCACTTACCAGTAATGccagttccccctcccccagcccctggaAAGAGACAGGCAGGACAGCAAGCAGCCTGGCACAGAACAAGCCCTGCTCTGACACAAACATCCTTGCTCTCACTGGGGCCCTGATGttcacagccttcccttcccaccaTGCTTGCTCACAGCACAGCTGTGATCCCGCACCTTGAGGAGGGAGCCAGGCCAGATGCGGATGGCACCGTAGTTGAGCAGGGCTCGCACCACAAGCTCTGGGTGGTGGTCTAGCTTGTAGGCAGTTGCTTGCAGGATATTGTGCAGAGCTGTGTTGCCGCTGTAGTTCATGATGTTGACATTTGCACCCCGGGCCAGCAGTAACTCTGTTACTTGAGCGTTGGCATTCTTGCAGGCCAGGTGAAGCGGGTGCTGGCGGTCCCGATCCGCAGCATTGATGCTAGCACCACTCTCCACCAGCAACTGGCAGACCCGGTGGTAGCGGTCCATGTCCTGGGGTTGATGGGGCTGAGCACAGGCAGCAGTCAGTGGCGTTTGCCCCTCCTCATTCTTTGCCTCTAGCTCTGCCCCGTAGCGCAGAAGCAGCTGGACGTGGTCTGTTAGGCCATGCCGTGCTGCTACATGCAGTGCTGTGTCATCTTCCTCCTCTGTCCGACTGTTCACACTGGCACCATGCTGCAGCAGTTGCTGGACACACCTATGCAGGCCAAGATTTTAGGAAAgccttttagcaaggcctgttgtgacaggacaaggagtaatggttttaaactaagggagggtagatttagactggatacaaggaagaaatttttttatgcagaggatggtgaaacactggaacaggttgcccagagaggtagtggaggccccaagcctggaaatattcaaggtcaggctaGACAGGGCTCTGACCAACTTGATccagttaaagatgtccctgctcactgcaggggggttggactagatgacctctaaaagtctcttccaacacaaagcattctaagattctacgaagacagaatcTCCTCTCCAGCTCCTATCCTACCTCCCTCCCCCTCCATCTGTACCGCCCCACAGCTTTCACTTTTCTCAGGAGTCCAAAAATCCTTGCTCCTCATAGAATCATATTCTATTCACACCCTGGAGCTGTGGTTTTAAGCCATCAGAGTCTGCTCCCACACACCTGCTGAGGCCTATCTGCACAGTGCATGCCCTGAACTTTGCAGTGTGAACCACTGGCTTTGCACTGCTGGTGGGTAGCAAGACAGCAGCACCAAGCTCAGCTGCATTGGCTGAGGACTAGAGTTTGTAGTCATCTGACTTCAGAGGTGGTCCTGGTCCAGGAACAGGCAGCAAGGCCACGCCATTCAGCAGCCATTGCTGCAACCACCAGCCTATCTGCAGAGATGAGTAGGGACCTCTTCTACAGAGGAAGAGGCTTGAGGGGGAGGGAGGCCCACTGTGCCCCCAGGGTAGAACTCACTCGATGGAGTCTGGGCTCTTGCAGAGATGCAGGGGCTTGTAGCCATCCTCAGAGACAGCCTCAGGGTCAGCACCAAAGCTGAGCAGCAGGCGCACGCAGTCTGTACTGGCTGCTGCACAAGCCTCGTGCAGGGCAGTCTTACCCCCTGGTGCAAAGTTGACAGCAGCACCCCTGAGCAGCAGGAGCCGCAGGCAGTCTGTGTAGCCCCGGCTGGCTGTGATGTGCAGTGGCGTGGTGAGCTCCTGCTCATAGCTCAGAGACCACAGTCCTGCAGCAAAAGAGAGGTCAGGGAGCCATGTTCAGCCACAGTAGACACACGCACCGGGCCCAGACCTGCCCTTTCCCCCAGGGTACATGATGTACATCCCCTCTTGAGAGACTCGGTTTCCTCTGAAGGGACTGCCAGTCTGCTTTGCAAGGTCCCCGCCTTTGGACTGTCCTGTCAAAGACAAAGATCTGGGGATGACTCTGACTGCATAGCCATGCTGACAGGGAGCTCAAAGGAGCAGGACCCTTGGGGCAGAGGCTTTTCCCAGAAAGTGTGCTTTTTACCTGCAGCTCAGTCATGCAGCACAAGGTTTCTGTTGACAGTACAGTGGATAAAGGGCCTTGGGCACAGGCAGGCCTGAAAGCAAGGTGGCTGGGAAGAGTACCACGCATAAAGCACCACAGTAAAACAAAgaggtgctggagcaggctgctacACAAACAGGATAGTCAGACAAGCCCTGAGCATGGTGCAGACAAGCAAGCCTCAGCAGAGATGGATATCTAGGGCCTAGGAGGGAGTAAAGGGCTGAAACCTGCAAACTCTCAAAGATGCTGACCCAGCTGGAATCCTTACTGAGCTGGTGTGGTCTCTGGGCAAGCAGCCTACAGCCATTACAGGAAGAGGGCTCCTTAAATCATGTTTCTTGTTGCCCTTCCAGGCTGGGCTGGAGGACCGCATCCGACTGCATGCCGTGTTCAATGCTACATCCCTCTCACCTCTTTCTTGCAGAAGCAGCACGTAGTCAACTGTTTCCCAGGGCCAGGCTCAAACCGAACCATCCTGAGGAACTAATGCAGGGCTGTGACAATTCCTTGCCCAACACAATCCATAGAGAGAACCGGGAGCCCAGAACAGGCTGCATGCAGACAGAACAGACACAAAGAGACAGGCTACAGGGCTGGTCACAGAAGCAGCATAACCTGGAGCTTGAATCTCCTTTGCCCCATGGGGGGAACCCAGGCAGTTTCCAAGCACTTGCACTACCCCTGTTAGAAGGGCCAGGTACCCTGGACACATCTCACGCTCCCAGACGCATGCACACTCTCCCACAAGCAGCACAGGGGAACCCAACCACATCCCAGTGCTCTCACTCCTACTCCTCCATCACCCAAACAGCACCCATAACACACAATCCCAGCAATAGTAATGCCCTGCAGCGTAAGCAAAAGGCTATCAGGCCCTGTTCATCGGGTCcacgctgcctgcccgctgcccctcCGCATACTCAGCCGGCGGAAGTTGAAGCGGTAGTTTTTCCACTCTTCCAGGTCACTGGTGTCAAACACAGCATTGGGAGTCAGGTTGTTCTGAGGGTTGCTGAGGATCTCGGCCACAATCCCCTGATCGCCAGTTAGCAGGGCCTGCCAGTAGACCTGGGCAGGGCCATCCACCTTCCGTGTGCAAATGGGCTCCTGACTCTTGTCTCCTCTGCCTGTAACGCTACCCATGATGCAGCACCCGGACCCTCCACAGAAACCAGGGCaggacctgctgctgcctccccagcctgAGCCTGCGGGTACAGCCCCACCAGTGCCCTGTGTTCCGGCTGACGGGCTGCCTGTCTGCCCTGGGGCACTACGCAGGGAGGGAGGACATGTCACATCACTGCTTGGCCCAGGCTGCGTACAGCTCAGGTCTCAGCAGTTCTATTCTGGGAAACCTTGTGACCAAATGTTTGGGCCAAGAGGCTCATCAGGACACTCCTCTCAGgcagcagtctctgtgcagctACTGGCTGTGAAGAGAAAGTCCTTAGGCAGGGCAGGGTAGAAGAGTAGCCTGAAGGGTAGTATCAGAGACACGACAGCACTAAGAAAACAGAGGGAATTAGTCTCACGCCTGACTAGCCTGCTGTCACCCAGTTGCCGCCCAGACCACAACAGCACAACCCAGCTGCCTCCATAAACCAGCAGCACACCTTTGTCCAGCCCTTGGCTCCTTGCACATCTCCAGCACTGCACCCCATTCGCTAGTTCCACCCAAGCCCTTGGCACTAGGCAGGTTTTTAAACAAGCCACCAGAAAGTTCTTTTTAATCAAAGCTTAAAGTCAAAGGACAGGTAGAAATAGGTACAAGCATGGGAAACAGTGCGTtacaagtgaaataaaaacataGAAGGTAATTATCCTTTAGACCCATTCCTACTGTTCCTTGAAATTCAGCCTTGCAGAGAGCTCCTGCGCGGTTTTAGTACTCCCTTTCCATTCTGACAGTCCCCTCACTCAAAGTTCCTCACTGCTCTCCTTTCACCTGATGGCACTTTCCCCTGTCCCCACTTAGTTGTATAAACCCACCCTGCCCCTACTTTGACTACAGAACAGCACACTTTAGTCACAGTTTGTCAGCATTGTATGCATATTGTTCAGACCGCATGTTCTAAAGAACACATCGAACTACATGGAAGACTAGTAGTACTTAGCTTAATTTTGTGTTACGATATTATTCACATCATGCAGCTAAAAACAAGTTAGGTGACCCCAACAGACCACCAAGCAACAATTACCTGGGGGACCAGAGAAGACTGTAAGATATGGAACTTTACCCTTCtcagtaatgaaaataaatgaccAAGATCCATACTGACAGTCTCCAGCAAAGTCTGTGCAGACTTCACCACCTTGTCTAGCTAAAAAATGTAGTGcatgaaaaggtaaaaaaagggAAGCGCCTGGCAGACTTTCTCACCTGACGGGATCCTCTCCTTCCCCAAAGATACAAGCAGCTATTCCGTGAGAGCCTGAGGTTCCCAAACACAAAAGCATTGCCAGGGAGGCAAAAGGCTGTGTGAGTTAGTGTCAGCAACACCATACAATTTACACTTCCTCTGGGCTTCTTAAAATATCAATAGTGATGACTTGGGAACGACCAGGTCACTAGAATGTACTCTTAAGGCTGCTGGATGGCTAAGTTTCAAGAAACTGTCCGTGCAGGCCAGTGAGATACATAACCAAAGCCTTCGGTAACACAaggtttgcttttggtttttgttttatgcTCTTATATGATAAATTTTGCAGAACATTTCTGGTCCGTGCTTGATGAATGATCttatttggttgggtttttcACATCTTGAAACTTTGTTGATAAGAGAAATTTCTGTGTGAAGTTGTTTTACATCAGCTGTTCCATTTTCTTTGGGACACAAATCTGCACAAGCAGACTGACTTGCTGTTCAAGTGCCTGTCAGCCCAGCATAAGACAGGAGTTAAAATgtgcaattaatatttttttggtAAGTGGTCTCAGTCACACAAAGGgtaatatctttttatttttgttcttaagtAGACTGTAACTGTTCAAAACCTGGGGTGTACAAATTTTGGAACTCAGTAAATAATCTTCACCACCAAGTAGCAGCACTTGCATCTGAAACCCCACCCTATCTGTCTGTCTCTTGCTAGTGTGGATCCCCACAAAACACTCAGTCACAGTCAAGCTTTATGACTGTGCTCCGCAGCTTTGTGCCAGGACATTTAAAAAGAACCCACACCTCTAGGCAAGTGACCTTCATCAACAGCTCTTCCATTCTGGCACAGGACGATTTTTGCCACCAACCTTCTGTGGAAGAGTGGTGCAGTTACGGCCCCTCCACACCTCACATGTCCCATCTTAAATTCTGGGAGTCTGCCTGCACCACACCAC
Proteins encoded in this window:
- the ASB10 gene encoding ankyrin repeat and SOCS box protein 10 isoform X2, translating into MGSVTGRGDKSQEPICTRKVDGPAQVYWQALLTGDQGIVAEILSNPQNNLTPNAVFDTSDLEEWKNYRFNFRRLRLWSLSYEQELTTPLHITASRGYTDCLRLLLLRGAAVNFAPGGKTALHEACAAASTDCVRLLLSFGADPEAVSEDGYKPLHLCKSPDSIECVQQLLQHGASVNSRTEEEDDTALHVAARHGLTDHVQLLLRYGAELEAKNEEGQTPLTAACAQPHQPQDMDRYHRVCQLLVESGASINAADRDRQHPLHLACKNANAQVTELLLARGANVNIMNYSGNTALHNILQATAYKLDHHPELVVRALLNYGAIRIWPGSLLKVLRYCHTCPRVIEALMNSYDRVRISEDWVEAVPEEVVQKYPRFYQSLFSLEQRPRSLQHLARCTLRTFLEGRLLLVLSQLHLPSALHRFLLLDFEDILY
- the ASB10 gene encoding ankyrin repeat and SOCS box protein 10 isoform X1, giving the protein MMDCTFPFSSTTQHLLQLDEEQLDQWKYSQHIRPQQHHSEHSLSPVGQGCQNRRLEPLECRDLLVQNALFTGDLEMVQKYFTKSTAINLIIETKGGELRWTSRKFGLWSLSYEQELTTPLHITASRGYTDCLRLLLLRGAAVNFAPGGKTALHEACAAASTDCVRLLLSFGADPEAVSEDGYKPLHLCKSPDSIECVQQLLQHGASVNSRTEEEDDTALHVAARHGLTDHVQLLLRYGAELEAKNEEGQTPLTAACAQPHQPQDMDRYHRVCQLLVESGASINAADRDRQHPLHLACKNANAQVTELLLARGANVNIMNYSGNTALHNILQATAYKLDHHPELVVRALLNYGAIRIWPGSLLKVLRYCHTCPRVIEALMNSYDRVRISEDWVEAVPEEVVQKYPRFYQSLFSLEQRPRSLQHLARCTLRTFLEGRLLLVLSQLHLPSALHRFLLLDFEDILY